In a genomic window of Gouania willdenowi chromosome 11, fGouWil2.1, whole genome shotgun sequence:
- the hoxa3a gene encoding homeobox protein Hox-A3a isoform X1 yields the protein MQKATYYDSSAIYSGYPYQSANGFSYDANQVQYPRASHVESEYHRPACSLQSPDGSVALHKSGEMAESCDRATAAIQAVQSKAHPESNQPQVPASGPQPPPPSSQSPGAISQNSSNGCNQPGAKNGSPTPNSRSKHIFPWMKESRQNTKQKPSSSSSSVESCPGDKSPPGSAASKRARTAYTSAQLVELEKEFHFNRYLCRPRRVEMANLLNLTERQIKIWFQNRRMKYKKDQKGVGMMPSPGGQSPRSPVCPNSGAGGGGGYLNSMHSLVNSVPYESQSPTSYNKPHQNTYGMSTSYPPLNNNKRYPGTDSATPEYDAHPLQGNGNYGTHMQGSPVYVGGRGYMDSMPSSGGSVFGLTHLPHPPSANMEYNGAITMGNSQHHAVCDQTPTYTDLTPHYSQGRIQEAPKLTHL from the exons ATGCAAAAGGCAACCTACTACGACAGCTCTGCAATTTACAGTGGCTACCCGTATCAAAGCGCAAATGGCTTCAGTTATGATGCCAATCAGGTCCAATATCCCCGGGCCTCTCATGTGGAAAGTGAGTACCATCGACCTGCCTGCTCCTTGCAGTCTCCTGACGGCTCCGTGGCTCTGCACAAGTCGGGGGAGATGGCGGAGAGCTGCGACAGGGCCACAGCAGCCATCCAGGCGGTGCAGTCCAAGGCTCATCCAGAAAGCAATCAACCGCAGGTGCCAGCATCAGGTCCCCAgccccctcctccctcctctcagtcCCCTGGTGCTATCAGCCAAAACTCCAGCAACGGGTGTAACCAGCCCGGTGCAAAGAATGGCTCACCGACCCCCAACTCACGCAGCAAGCACATCTTCCCCTGGATGAAGGAGTCCCGTCAGAACACCAAGCAGAAACCCAGCAGTAGCTCCAGCTCAG TAGAGAGCTGCCCCGGAGACAAGAGTCCCCCGGGGTCAGCAGCATCAAAGAGGGCCCGGACAGCTTACACCAGCGCTCAGCTCgtggagctggagaaggagTTCCACTTTAACCGGTACCTGTGCAGACCCCGGAGGGTGGAGATGGCGAACCTGCTCAACCTCACGGAGCGACAGATCAAGATCTGGTTCCAGAACCGCAGGATGAAATACAAGAAGGATCAGAAGGGCGTTGGGATGATGCCCTCTCCTGGTGGACAGTCCCCCAGGAGCCCGGTGTGTCCAAACTCCGGTGCAGGCGGGGGTGGCGGATACCTAAACTCTATGCATTCTTTGGTCAACAGTGTACCGTATGAATCCCAGTCTCCTACGTCTTATAACAAACCTCATCAAAACACATACGGTATGTCTACGTCATACCCGCCTTTGAACAACAACAAGAGGTATCCCGGGACCGACTCAGCCACGCCCGAGTATGACGCGCACCCTCTACAGGGCAATGGAAACTATGGGACGCACATGCAAGGCAGCCCTGTTTATGTCGGAGGAAGAGGTTACATGGACTCCATGCCCAGCTCGGGCGGCTCAGTGTTCGGTCTGACCCATCTACCGCACCCACCGTCCGCTAACATGGAGTACAATGGAGCAATCACAATGGGCAACAGTCAGCACCACGCAGTGTGCGATCAGACACCGACTTACACAGACCTAACGCCGCACTACTCTCAGGGAAGAATCCAGGAAGCGCCCAAGCTGACGCATCTGTAG
- the hoxa3a gene encoding homeobox protein Hox-A3a isoform X2, giving the protein MQKATYYDSSAIYSGYPYQSANGFSYDANQVQYPRASHVESEYHRPACSLQSPDGSVALHKSGEMAESCDRATAAIQAVQSKAHPESNQPQVPASGPQPPPPSSQSPGAISQNSSNGCNQPGAKNGSPTPNSRSKHIFPWMKESRQNTKQKPSSSSSSESCPGDKSPPGSAASKRARTAYTSAQLVELEKEFHFNRYLCRPRRVEMANLLNLTERQIKIWFQNRRMKYKKDQKGVGMMPSPGGQSPRSPVCPNSGAGGGGGYLNSMHSLVNSVPYESQSPTSYNKPHQNTYGMSTSYPPLNNNKRYPGTDSATPEYDAHPLQGNGNYGTHMQGSPVYVGGRGYMDSMPSSGGSVFGLTHLPHPPSANMEYNGAITMGNSQHHAVCDQTPTYTDLTPHYSQGRIQEAPKLTHL; this is encoded by the exons ATGCAAAAGGCAACCTACTACGACAGCTCTGCAATTTACAGTGGCTACCCGTATCAAAGCGCAAATGGCTTCAGTTATGATGCCAATCAGGTCCAATATCCCCGGGCCTCTCATGTGGAAAGTGAGTACCATCGACCTGCCTGCTCCTTGCAGTCTCCTGACGGCTCCGTGGCTCTGCACAAGTCGGGGGAGATGGCGGAGAGCTGCGACAGGGCCACAGCAGCCATCCAGGCGGTGCAGTCCAAGGCTCATCCAGAAAGCAATCAACCGCAGGTGCCAGCATCAGGTCCCCAgccccctcctccctcctctcagtcCCCTGGTGCTATCAGCCAAAACTCCAGCAACGGGTGTAACCAGCCCGGTGCAAAGAATGGCTCACCGACCCCCAACTCACGCAGCAAGCACATCTTCCCCTGGATGAAGGAGTCCCGTCAGAACACCAAGCAGAAACCCAGCAGTAGCTCCAGCTCAG AGAGCTGCCCCGGAGACAAGAGTCCCCCGGGGTCAGCAGCATCAAAGAGGGCCCGGACAGCTTACACCAGCGCTCAGCTCgtggagctggagaaggagTTCCACTTTAACCGGTACCTGTGCAGACCCCGGAGGGTGGAGATGGCGAACCTGCTCAACCTCACGGAGCGACAGATCAAGATCTGGTTCCAGAACCGCAGGATGAAATACAAGAAGGATCAGAAGGGCGTTGGGATGATGCCCTCTCCTGGTGGACAGTCCCCCAGGAGCCCGGTGTGTCCAAACTCCGGTGCAGGCGGGGGTGGCGGATACCTAAACTCTATGCATTCTTTGGTCAACAGTGTACCGTATGAATCCCAGTCTCCTACGTCTTATAACAAACCTCATCAAAACACATACGGTATGTCTACGTCATACCCGCCTTTGAACAACAACAAGAGGTATCCCGGGACCGACTCAGCCACGCCCGAGTATGACGCGCACCCTCTACAGGGCAATGGAAACTATGGGACGCACATGCAAGGCAGCCCTGTTTATGTCGGAGGAAGAGGTTACATGGACTCCATGCCCAGCTCGGGCGGCTCAGTGTTCGGTCTGACCCATCTACCGCACCCACCGTCCGCTAACATGGAGTACAATGGAGCAATCACAATGGGCAACAGTCAGCACCACGCAGTGTGCGATCAGACACCGACTTACACAGACCTAACGCCGCACTACTCTCAGGGAAGAATCCAGGAAGCGCCCAAGCTGACGCATCTGTAG